A stretch of the Sorangium aterium genome encodes the following:
- a CDS encoding serine/threonine-protein kinase — protein sequence MLAEGIVFARRYRVVRLIATGAMGAIHEVTHIATERRRALKVMHAHLFQSEEMRERFKLEACITATIECEHIVDVFDAGVDEATGMPFLVMELLRGEELGERLKRTSRLPPADVVTYLHQAALALDRTHAANIVHRDLKPANIFLSQREDGSIRVKILDFGVAKLVAEGATAAGATRSLGTPLYMAPEQFQVGKRLTSAADIHALGMMAYTLLVGFPYWDPEANEASDVFAFAMLAVRGPQEPPVQRARSLGVTLPPGFDAWFARATALDPAARFRRATDAVSALGEVFGMPVCGARVAAAASSPPSPRAGQGSPSSPEALSAIPRTGAAPGMTVAPEHGADPDRGRFAATSTGAAITSLPPKARRKPLAAGIALGVGTLAGAALWLSQPASSADEPAAAGVAAAISTASEPSTAAPAPLATAPEPRAAIPEPSSPPTLAPAPPPAVTPSADAPVVAAPVSSASAPGPQGKLPTNASKPVPGSRESAPRPSTPEDLFSRY from the coding sequence ATGCTGGCCGAGGGGATCGTCTTCGCCCGCCGCTACCGCGTCGTGCGCCTCATCGCCACCGGCGCGATGGGGGCCATCCACGAGGTGACGCACATCGCGACCGAGCGCCGGCGGGCGCTGAAGGTCATGCACGCGCACCTCTTCCAGAGCGAGGAGATGCGCGAGCGCTTCAAGCTCGAGGCGTGCATCACGGCGACGATCGAGTGCGAGCACATCGTCGACGTCTTCGACGCGGGCGTCGACGAGGCGACGGGCATGCCCTTCCTGGTCATGGAGCTGCTCCGCGGCGAGGAGCTCGGCGAGCGCCTCAAGCGCACGAGCCGCCTCCCGCCGGCCGACGTCGTGACCTACCTCCACCAGGCTGCGCTGGCCCTCGACCGGACCCACGCGGCGAACATCGTGCACCGCGATCTCAAGCCCGCAAACATCTTCCTGTCGCAGCGCGAGGACGGCTCGATCCGCGTGAAGATCCTCGACTTCGGCGTCGCGAAGCTCGTCGCCGAGGGCGCCACCGCGGCCGGCGCCACGCGCAGCCTCGGCACGCCGCTCTACATGGCTCCCGAACAGTTCCAGGTCGGCAAGAGGCTCACCAGCGCGGCCGACATCCATGCGCTGGGCATGATGGCGTACACGCTGCTGGTGGGATTCCCGTACTGGGATCCCGAGGCGAACGAGGCCAGCGACGTGTTCGCCTTCGCGATGCTGGCGGTCCGTGGCCCGCAGGAGCCGCCGGTGCAGCGGGCGCGCTCGCTGGGCGTGACGTTGCCGCCCGGCTTCGACGCGTGGTTCGCGCGGGCCACGGCGCTCGATCCCGCGGCACGTTTCCGCCGGGCCACGGACGCGGTGAGCGCGCTCGGCGAGGTGTTCGGCATGCCGGTGTGCGGCGCCCGCGTGGCGGCCGCCGCGAGCTCGCCGCCCTCGCCGCGCGCGGGCCAGGGCTCGCCTTCGTCGCCCGAGGCGCTGTCAGCCATCCCGAGGACGGGGGCCGCACCTGGGATGACCGTGGCCCCGGAGCACGGCGCCGACCCGGATCGCGGGCGATTCGCCGCGACCTCGACCGGAGCTGCCATCACCTCGCTGCCGCCGAAGGCGCGCCGCAAGCCGCTCGCTGCCGGGATTGCGCTGGGGGTCGGGACGCTCGCAGGCGCGGCGCTCTGGCTCTCGCAGCCCGCGTCGAGCGCGGACGAGCCAGCCGCGGCGGGCGTCGCCGCCGCGATCTCGACGGCCTCCGAGCCGAGCACGGCAGCCCCCGCGCCGCTCGCGACAGCGCCCGAGCCGCGCGCGGCGATCCCTGAACCGAGCTCGCCGCCCACGCTGGCTCCGGCGCCACCGCCGGCGGTGACGCCATCCGCCGATGCGCCCGTCGTGGCTGCTCCCGTCTCGAGCGCGTCGGCACCGGGCCCCCAGGGCAAGCTGCCGACGAACGCGTCCAAGCCGGTCCCGGGGAGCAGG
- a CDS encoding formylglycine-generating enzyme family protein: MPETCGPEGNERCCATMAVPGGTFDRGNDITFPATVSGFELDRFEVTVGRFRRFVDAYPESRPTAGAGAHPQIVGSGWNSAWDEANLPRDPAVFRSAIRCTSSYSTWTDTPDANERLPMNCITWYVAFAFCAWDGGRLPTEAEWNYAAAGGSEQRVYPWSAPPSSTTLDVDHAAHDCLPGGPTLCMYTHMKTVGSKSPLGDGRWGHADLAGNMSEWTLDSYLGYPTPCTDCAQLAAHGQRIIRGGGWNDESSRLTTSSRGHYPANDNGRAIGFRCVRTP; the protein is encoded by the coding sequence TTGCCCGAGACCTGCGGACCGGAAGGCAACGAGCGCTGCTGCGCGACGATGGCGGTCCCGGGAGGGACCTTCGATCGCGGCAACGACATCACGTTTCCGGCCACGGTGAGCGGCTTCGAGCTGGACCGGTTCGAGGTGACCGTGGGGCGATTCCGGAGGTTCGTCGACGCCTATCCAGAGAGCCGGCCGACGGCGGGCGCGGGCGCGCACCCGCAGATCGTGGGGAGCGGGTGGAATTCTGCCTGGGACGAGGCCAACCTGCCGCGGGACCCGGCGGTGTTCAGGTCGGCGATCCGATGCACCTCCAGCTACAGCACGTGGACCGATACGCCCGACGCCAACGAGCGCCTGCCGATGAACTGCATCACCTGGTACGTGGCCTTCGCCTTCTGCGCGTGGGACGGGGGCAGGCTGCCGACGGAGGCGGAGTGGAACTACGCGGCTGCCGGCGGGAGTGAGCAGCGAGTCTATCCATGGTCCGCCCCGCCGTCCTCGACGACGCTCGATGTGGACCACGCCGCGCACGATTGTCTCCCCGGGGGGCCCACGCTGTGCATGTACACCCATATGAAGACGGTCGGGTCGAAATCGCCCCTGGGTGACGGGAGGTGGGGACACGCGGATCTGGCAGGCAACATGTCGGAATGGACGCTGGACTCGTATTTAGGTTATCCTACTCCATGCACCGATTGCGCTCAGCTGGCGGCCCACGGGCAGCGGATCATCCGGGGCGGAGGCTGGAACGACGAGTCGTCCAGGCTGACTACGTCATCCCGCGGTCATTACCCTGCGAACGACAACGGCCGCGCGATCGGCTTCCGCTGCGTGAGGACGCCGTAG